From Scophthalmus maximus strain ysfricsl-2021 chromosome 14, ASM2237912v1, whole genome shotgun sequence, one genomic window encodes:
- the cobll1b gene encoding cordon-bleu protein-like 1b isoform X2: MEVDRCSDRQLHSCPRDFVKPMSLVMDDHGSRPHPRSSGLRVSTKSKAPSPPGLKNLGSPGFSQWYPGNPHLTMDQKENLIDKDLSLVVVLPGGVEKMTMVHGSKPLMDLLVTLCAKYHLNPSSHTLELVTANRNNIKLKPNALIGTLAAEKIILKPKGEDKNKKASPQMPEATVRMVINYKKTQKTILRVNPRVPLAELLPAICEKCEFDTETTVLLRDIQSLAPLDLSSCLNDYAIREVYARDTKGQPASPVCPASPTHAVTPGKDKNQKEKENKGLFSKFRKSKKNSDQATTASAPASPVLVSKPRPLSMALPSTHLPALNSPSSPIDGPKKRRAPPPPILVSQSCPSDLSTRRRLNSEPTGQLDSDQMAGLSRGSSAESSLKRTKRKAPPPPTSPSAVVQETVPLDENLQGAAAANTLEEIMEQEETTPSLMSATASDTQGEDSSLSASADVSLHSPSPDTEPQGTVSQGTVSVEGNEEDQSHDLSSDGKYELYQLQSTLTEPAALSDVKTTAATASSELADTNGGPCQAENVIPQPICEGSIAESVEGDSSTVASSLAQPVTQEAEAQASVQANTETPREQADRSESPVAIGTSRPTGDDAQVQTDFAPLTVPPQQHMDKVPSAGDASSPESGKKDMATLTEELDPANLENPALSHIPETSSCQDSAPSAPVTTKAPNVYATDSEPKPKPSNELTRDYIPKVGMTTFKIVPQKSLEKLRYFEVALTLETAPAAPEEGLDIGSLQLEESVAPREQTVDSKRELQPTEPREDLLTRTASTQDTVNGSMPESTHSSSLASSLKADDKSPSFANGASQTGSPAEVKETKIPPATKPKPGSFRLAQHKKTPGYYVTSAAEKSTSPVSGQGEAQGSAERAMSPASPLPPPVQCQEETTGATSVQLSPKGEDKNVASLRMTRQSSLPCKEPSVGLSLEKLRSFAAPRPYSPATPSRFAQAVSSAVKRSQSLSCGPKSPRSPAFSPNTSFPPVPETKALSELKDGENREVDGDRDSVLQGAEGEAPSFSGIVKMEGESGP; encoded by the exons GGTGTCGACCAAAAGCAAGGCACCATCCCCACCAGGACTAAAGAATCTGGGTTCTCCAGGTTTCTCACAGTGGTACCCAGGAAACCCTCATTTGACCATGGACCAGAAAGAGAACCTCATTGACAAAGACCTCTCTCTGGTTGTGGTTCTGCCAGGAGGAGTAGAAAAGATGACCATGGTCCATGGCAG CAAACCCCTAATGGATCTATTGGTGACACTCTGTGCGAAGTATCACCTGAACCCATCGAGCCACACCTTGGAACTGGTCACCGCCAACAGGAACAACATCAAGCTCAAGCCGAATGCTCTCATAGGGACCTTAGCTGCAGAGAAGATAATACTGAAACCTAAAggggaagacaaaaacaagaaggCAAGTCCTCAAATGCCCGAG GCAACTGTTCGGATGGTGATCAACTACAAAAAGACCCAGAAAACAATACTACGAGTTAATCCCAGAGTTCCCCTGGCTGAACTCTTACCAGCAATATGTGAGAAATGTGAATTTGACACAGAGACTACAGTTCTACTGAGAGATATCCAATCACTGGCCCCCCTGGACTTGTCCAGTTGTCTTAACGATTATGCAATAAGGGAGGTTTATGCAAGAGACACAAAAG GACAACCTGCTTCTCCCGTGTGTCCAGCCTCACCAACTCATGCAG TTACGCCGGGCAAAGATAAAAatcagaaggagaaagaaaacaaaggccTTTTCAGCAAGTTtagaaaaagcaagaaaaacTCTGACCAG gCAACAACGGCCAGTGCCCCGGCTTCTCCGGTGCTTGTGAGCAAACCTCGACCGCTCAGCATGGCCTTACCTAGCACACATTTGCCTGCGCTCAACTCTCCCTCGAGCCCCATCGACGGCCCAAAGAAGAGGCgtgcacccccacccccaataCTTGTGTCCCAGAGCTGCCCCTCGGACCTCAGCACCCGCAGGAGACTCAACTCGGAACCTACCGGCCAACTGGACAGTGACCAG ATGGCTGGTTTGAGTCGGGGGTCTTCGGCGGAGTCGTCACTGAAGAGAACCAAACGCAaggcccccccaccccccacatcCCCCAGTGCTGTCGTCCAAGAAACAGTTCCTCTTGATGAAAATTTGCAAG gagctgcagctgctaaCACACTGGAGGAGAtaatggagcaggaggagacaacTCCCTCTCTAATGTCCGCAACTGCCAGTGACACCCAGGGAGAGGACAGCAGCCTCAGCGCCTCAGCCGATGTCTCACTGCATTCCCCGTCCCCAGACACTGAGCCACAAGGCACAGTGTCACAAGGCACAGTGTCGGTGGAGGGCAATGAGGAAGATCAGTCTCATGATCTGTCCTCAGATGGCAAGTACGAACTCTA TCAACTGCAGAGCACATTGACTGAACCTGCAGCCCTCAGTGACGTGAAGACGACTGCTGCCACAGCCTCTTCTGAACTGGCAGATACAA ATGGGGGTCCGTGTCAAGCTGAAAATGTCATCCCACAGCCAATCTGTGAAGGGTCCATAGCGGAAAGTGTTGAAGGTGATAGCAGCACTGTAGCGAGCAGCCTCGCTCAACCTGTAACGCAGGAGGCGGAAGCACAGGCCTCTGTTCAGGCAAACACTGAAACCCCCCGGGAGCAGGCTGACAGGTCGGAGAGCCCAGTGGCCATCGGCACATCACGCCCCACTGGAGACGACGCTCAAGTGCAAACGGATTTCGCACCGCTCACTGTGCCGCCGCAACAACACATGGACAAAGTTCCCTCCGCAGGAGATGCGTCTTCCCCCGAATCAGGGAAGAAAGATATGGCCACTTTGACGGAGGAGCTGGACCCAGCCAACCTCGAGAATCCTGCCTTATCCCACATCCCAGAGACCTCATCATGTCAAGACTCGGCACCCAGCGCCCCTGTCACGACGAAGGCCCCAAATGTTTATGCCACAGACTCTGAGCCAAAGCCCAAGCCTTCCAATGAGCTGACAAGGGACTACATCCCCAAGGTGGGGATGACGACATTTAAAATTGTGCCCCAGAAATCTCTGGAGAAACTGAGATATTTTGAAGTTGCTCTGACACTGGAGACAGCCCCTGCAGCTCCAGAGGAGGGACTTGATATCGGTTCTCTTCAGCTGGAAGAGAGCGTCGCACCGAGGGAACAGACGGTGGACTCAAAAAGAGAGCTGCAACCTACTGAACCCAGGGAGGACTTACTGACTCGCACTGCCTCTACCCAAGACACTGTTAATGGAAGTATGCCCGAATCTACTCATTCCTCATCACTTGCAAGTTCCCTAAAAGCAGATGACAAGAGCCCGTCCTTTGCTAACGGGGCATCTCAAACAGgttcaccagcagaggtcaaGGAGACTAAAATTCCACCCGCAACTAAACCTAAGCCCGGCTCTTTCCGCTTGGctcagcacaaaaaaacacctggGTATTATGTaacttcagcagcagagaaaagtaCCAGTCCTGTCTCTGGCCAGGGGGAGGCTCAAGGAAGTGCAGAGAGAGCAATGTCGCCCGCCTCTCCTCTTCCGCCCCCTGTGCAGTGTCAAGAGGAGACGACAGGGGCCACCAGCGTCCAGCTGAGCCCGAAAGGGGAGGACAAGAATGTAGCCAGCCTGCGGATGACTAGGCAAAGCAGTTTGCCATGCAAAGAGCCTAGTGTGGGGTTGAGCCTGGAAAAACTAAGAAGCTTTGCAGCCCCTCGGCCCTATTCCCCTGCAACCCCGTCCCGCTTCGCCCAGGCGGTGTCCTCTGCTGTGAAAAGGAGCCAGTCCTTATCCTGTGGCCCAAAGTCGCCTCGCTCACCAGCGTTCTCTCCGAATACAAGTTTCCCACCAGTCCCAGAGACAAAAGCATTGTCTGAGCTCAAG GATGGTGAGAACAGAGAAGTGGATGGTGACAGAGACTCCGTTCTGCAGGGAGCAGAGGGCGAAGCACCATCTTTTAGTGGGATTGTTAAAATGGAAGGCGAGAGCGGTCCATAG
- the cobll1b gene encoding cordon-bleu protein-like 1b isoform X4, giving the protein MGDTQRNGNNLSGERQPWTKRVSTKSKAPSPPGLKNLGSPGFSQWYPGNPHLTMDQKENLIDKDLSLVVVLPGGVEKMTMVHGSKPLMDLLVTLCAKYHLNPSSHTLELVTANRNNIKLKPNALIGTLAAEKIILKPKGEDKNKKASPQMPEATVRMVINYKKTQKTILRVNPRVPLAELLPAICEKCEFDTETTVLLRDIQSLAPLDLSSCLNDYAIREVYARDTKGQPASPVCPASPTHAGIVTPGKDKNQKEKENKGLFSKFRKSKKNSDQATTASAPASPVLVSKPRPLSMALPSTHLPALNSPSSPIDGPKKRRAPPPPILVSQSCPSDLSTRRRLNSEPTGQLDSDQMAGLSRGSSAESSLKRTKRKAPPPPTSPSAVVQETVPLDENLQGAAAANTLEEIMEQEETTPSLMSATASDTQGEDSSLSASADVSLHSPSPDTEPQGTVSQGTVSVEGNEEDQSHDLSSDGKYELYQLQSTLTEPAALSDVKTTAATASSELADTNGGPCQAENVIPQPICEGSIAESVEGDSSTVASSLAQPVTQEAEAQASVQANTETPREQADRSESPVAIGTSRPTGDDAQVQTDFAPLTVPPQQHMDKVPSAGDASSPESGKKDMATLTEELDPANLENPALSHIPETSSCQDSAPSAPVTTKAPNVYATDSEPKPKPSNELTRDYIPKVGMTTFKIVPQKSLEKLRYFEVALTLETAPAAPEEGLDIGSLQLEESVAPREQTVDSKRELQPTEPREDLLTRTASTQDTVNGSMPESTHSSSLASSLKADDKSPSFANGASQTGSPAEVKETKIPPATKPKPGSFRLAQHKKTPGYYVTSAAEKSTSPVSGQGEAQGSAERAMSPASPLPPPVQCQEETTGATSVQLSPKGEDKNVASLRMTRQSSLPCKEPSVGLSLEKLRSFAAPRPYSPATPSRFAQAVSSAVKRSQSLSCGPKSPRSPAFSPNTSFPPVPETKALSELKDGENREVDGDRDSVLQGAEGEAPSFSGIVKMEGESGP; this is encoded by the exons GGTGTCGACCAAAAGCAAGGCACCATCCCCACCAGGACTAAAGAATCTGGGTTCTCCAGGTTTCTCACAGTGGTACCCAGGAAACCCTCATTTGACCATGGACCAGAAAGAGAACCTCATTGACAAAGACCTCTCTCTGGTTGTGGTTCTGCCAGGAGGAGTAGAAAAGATGACCATGGTCCATGGCAG CAAACCCCTAATGGATCTATTGGTGACACTCTGTGCGAAGTATCACCTGAACCCATCGAGCCACACCTTGGAACTGGTCACCGCCAACAGGAACAACATCAAGCTCAAGCCGAATGCTCTCATAGGGACCTTAGCTGCAGAGAAGATAATACTGAAACCTAAAggggaagacaaaaacaagaaggCAAGTCCTCAAATGCCCGAG GCAACTGTTCGGATGGTGATCAACTACAAAAAGACCCAGAAAACAATACTACGAGTTAATCCCAGAGTTCCCCTGGCTGAACTCTTACCAGCAATATGTGAGAAATGTGAATTTGACACAGAGACTACAGTTCTACTGAGAGATATCCAATCACTGGCCCCCCTGGACTTGTCCAGTTGTCTTAACGATTATGCAATAAGGGAGGTTTATGCAAGAGACACAAAAG GACAACCTGCTTCTCCCGTGTGTCCAGCCTCACCAACTCATGCAG GGATAGTTACGCCGGGCAAAGATAAAAatcagaaggagaaagaaaacaaaggccTTTTCAGCAAGTTtagaaaaagcaagaaaaacTCTGACCAG gCAACAACGGCCAGTGCCCCGGCTTCTCCGGTGCTTGTGAGCAAACCTCGACCGCTCAGCATGGCCTTACCTAGCACACATTTGCCTGCGCTCAACTCTCCCTCGAGCCCCATCGACGGCCCAAAGAAGAGGCgtgcacccccacccccaataCTTGTGTCCCAGAGCTGCCCCTCGGACCTCAGCACCCGCAGGAGACTCAACTCGGAACCTACCGGCCAACTGGACAGTGACCAG ATGGCTGGTTTGAGTCGGGGGTCTTCGGCGGAGTCGTCACTGAAGAGAACCAAACGCAaggcccccccaccccccacatcCCCCAGTGCTGTCGTCCAAGAAACAGTTCCTCTTGATGAAAATTTGCAAG gagctgcagctgctaaCACACTGGAGGAGAtaatggagcaggaggagacaacTCCCTCTCTAATGTCCGCAACTGCCAGTGACACCCAGGGAGAGGACAGCAGCCTCAGCGCCTCAGCCGATGTCTCACTGCATTCCCCGTCCCCAGACACTGAGCCACAAGGCACAGTGTCACAAGGCACAGTGTCGGTGGAGGGCAATGAGGAAGATCAGTCTCATGATCTGTCCTCAGATGGCAAGTACGAACTCTA TCAACTGCAGAGCACATTGACTGAACCTGCAGCCCTCAGTGACGTGAAGACGACTGCTGCCACAGCCTCTTCTGAACTGGCAGATACAA ATGGGGGTCCGTGTCAAGCTGAAAATGTCATCCCACAGCCAATCTGTGAAGGGTCCATAGCGGAAAGTGTTGAAGGTGATAGCAGCACTGTAGCGAGCAGCCTCGCTCAACCTGTAACGCAGGAGGCGGAAGCACAGGCCTCTGTTCAGGCAAACACTGAAACCCCCCGGGAGCAGGCTGACAGGTCGGAGAGCCCAGTGGCCATCGGCACATCACGCCCCACTGGAGACGACGCTCAAGTGCAAACGGATTTCGCACCGCTCACTGTGCCGCCGCAACAACACATGGACAAAGTTCCCTCCGCAGGAGATGCGTCTTCCCCCGAATCAGGGAAGAAAGATATGGCCACTTTGACGGAGGAGCTGGACCCAGCCAACCTCGAGAATCCTGCCTTATCCCACATCCCAGAGACCTCATCATGTCAAGACTCGGCACCCAGCGCCCCTGTCACGACGAAGGCCCCAAATGTTTATGCCACAGACTCTGAGCCAAAGCCCAAGCCTTCCAATGAGCTGACAAGGGACTACATCCCCAAGGTGGGGATGACGACATTTAAAATTGTGCCCCAGAAATCTCTGGAGAAACTGAGATATTTTGAAGTTGCTCTGACACTGGAGACAGCCCCTGCAGCTCCAGAGGAGGGACTTGATATCGGTTCTCTTCAGCTGGAAGAGAGCGTCGCACCGAGGGAACAGACGGTGGACTCAAAAAGAGAGCTGCAACCTACTGAACCCAGGGAGGACTTACTGACTCGCACTGCCTCTACCCAAGACACTGTTAATGGAAGTATGCCCGAATCTACTCATTCCTCATCACTTGCAAGTTCCCTAAAAGCAGATGACAAGAGCCCGTCCTTTGCTAACGGGGCATCTCAAACAGgttcaccagcagaggtcaaGGAGACTAAAATTCCACCCGCAACTAAACCTAAGCCCGGCTCTTTCCGCTTGGctcagcacaaaaaaacacctggGTATTATGTaacttcagcagcagagaaaagtaCCAGTCCTGTCTCTGGCCAGGGGGAGGCTCAAGGAAGTGCAGAGAGAGCAATGTCGCCCGCCTCTCCTCTTCCGCCCCCTGTGCAGTGTCAAGAGGAGACGACAGGGGCCACCAGCGTCCAGCTGAGCCCGAAAGGGGAGGACAAGAATGTAGCCAGCCTGCGGATGACTAGGCAAAGCAGTTTGCCATGCAAAGAGCCTAGTGTGGGGTTGAGCCTGGAAAAACTAAGAAGCTTTGCAGCCCCTCGGCCCTATTCCCCTGCAACCCCGTCCCGCTTCGCCCAGGCGGTGTCCTCTGCTGTGAAAAGGAGCCAGTCCTTATCCTGTGGCCCAAAGTCGCCTCGCTCACCAGCGTTCTCTCCGAATACAAGTTTCCCACCAGTCCCAGAGACAAAAGCATTGTCTGAGCTCAAG GATGGTGAGAACAGAGAAGTGGATGGTGACAGAGACTCCGTTCTGCAGGGAGCAGAGGGCGAAGCACCATCTTTTAGTGGGATTGTTAAAATGGAAGGCGAGAGCGGTCCATAG
- the cobll1b gene encoding cordon-bleu protein-like 1b isoform X3: protein MEVDRCSDRQLHSCPRDFVKPMSLVMDDHGSRPHPRSSGLRVSTKSKAPSPPGLKNLGSPGFSQWYPGNPHLTMDQKENLIDKDLSLVVVLPGGVEKMTMVHGSKPLMDLLVTLCAKYHLNPSSHTLELVTANRNNIKLKPNALIGTLAAEKIILKPKGEDKNKKASPQMPEATVRMVINYKKTQKTILRVNPRVPLAELLPAICEKCEFDTETTVLLRDIQSLAPLDLSSCLNDYAIREVYARDTKGQPASPVCPASPTHAGIVTPGKDKNQKEKENKGLFSKFRKSKKNSDQATTASAPASPVLVSKPRPLSMALPSTHLPALNSPSSPIDGPKKRRAPPPPILVSQSCPSDLSTRRRLNSEPTGQLDSDQMAGLSRGSSAESSLKRTKRKAPPPPTSPSAVVQETVPLDENLQGAAAANTLEEIMEQEETTPSLMSATASDTQGEDSSLSASADVSLHSPSPDTEPQGTVSQGTVSVEGNEEDQSHDLSSDGNQLQSTLTEPAALSDVKTTAATASSELADTNGGPCQAENVIPQPICEGSIAESVEGDSSTVASSLAQPVTQEAEAQASVQANTETPREQADRSESPVAIGTSRPTGDDAQVQTDFAPLTVPPQQHMDKVPSAGDASSPESGKKDMATLTEELDPANLENPALSHIPETSSCQDSAPSAPVTTKAPNVYATDSEPKPKPSNELTRDYIPKVGMTTFKIVPQKSLEKLRYFEVALTLETAPAAPEEGLDIGSLQLEESVAPREQTVDSKRELQPTEPREDLLTRTASTQDTVNGSMPESTHSSSLASSLKADDKSPSFANGASQTGSPAEVKETKIPPATKPKPGSFRLAQHKKTPGYYVTSAAEKSTSPVSGQGEAQGSAERAMSPASPLPPPVQCQEETTGATSVQLSPKGEDKNVASLRMTRQSSLPCKEPSVGLSLEKLRSFAAPRPYSPATPSRFAQAVSSAVKRSQSLSCGPKSPRSPAFSPNTSFPPVPETKALSELKDGENREVDGDRDSVLQGAEGEAPSFSGIVKMEGESGP from the exons GGTGTCGACCAAAAGCAAGGCACCATCCCCACCAGGACTAAAGAATCTGGGTTCTCCAGGTTTCTCACAGTGGTACCCAGGAAACCCTCATTTGACCATGGACCAGAAAGAGAACCTCATTGACAAAGACCTCTCTCTGGTTGTGGTTCTGCCAGGAGGAGTAGAAAAGATGACCATGGTCCATGGCAG CAAACCCCTAATGGATCTATTGGTGACACTCTGTGCGAAGTATCACCTGAACCCATCGAGCCACACCTTGGAACTGGTCACCGCCAACAGGAACAACATCAAGCTCAAGCCGAATGCTCTCATAGGGACCTTAGCTGCAGAGAAGATAATACTGAAACCTAAAggggaagacaaaaacaagaaggCAAGTCCTCAAATGCCCGAG GCAACTGTTCGGATGGTGATCAACTACAAAAAGACCCAGAAAACAATACTACGAGTTAATCCCAGAGTTCCCCTGGCTGAACTCTTACCAGCAATATGTGAGAAATGTGAATTTGACACAGAGACTACAGTTCTACTGAGAGATATCCAATCACTGGCCCCCCTGGACTTGTCCAGTTGTCTTAACGATTATGCAATAAGGGAGGTTTATGCAAGAGACACAAAAG GACAACCTGCTTCTCCCGTGTGTCCAGCCTCACCAACTCATGCAG GGATAGTTACGCCGGGCAAAGATAAAAatcagaaggagaaagaaaacaaaggccTTTTCAGCAAGTTtagaaaaagcaagaaaaacTCTGACCAG gCAACAACGGCCAGTGCCCCGGCTTCTCCGGTGCTTGTGAGCAAACCTCGACCGCTCAGCATGGCCTTACCTAGCACACATTTGCCTGCGCTCAACTCTCCCTCGAGCCCCATCGACGGCCCAAAGAAGAGGCgtgcacccccacccccaataCTTGTGTCCCAGAGCTGCCCCTCGGACCTCAGCACCCGCAGGAGACTCAACTCGGAACCTACCGGCCAACTGGACAGTGACCAG ATGGCTGGTTTGAGTCGGGGGTCTTCGGCGGAGTCGTCACTGAAGAGAACCAAACGCAaggcccccccaccccccacatcCCCCAGTGCTGTCGTCCAAGAAACAGTTCCTCTTGATGAAAATTTGCAAG gagctgcagctgctaaCACACTGGAGGAGAtaatggagcaggaggagacaacTCCCTCTCTAATGTCCGCAACTGCCAGTGACACCCAGGGAGAGGACAGCAGCCTCAGCGCCTCAGCCGATGTCTCACTGCATTCCCCGTCCCCAGACACTGAGCCACAAGGCACAGTGTCACAAGGCACAGTGTCGGTGGAGGGCAATGAGGAAGATCAGTCTCATGATCTGTCCTCAGATGGCAA TCAACTGCAGAGCACATTGACTGAACCTGCAGCCCTCAGTGACGTGAAGACGACTGCTGCCACAGCCTCTTCTGAACTGGCAGATACAA ATGGGGGTCCGTGTCAAGCTGAAAATGTCATCCCACAGCCAATCTGTGAAGGGTCCATAGCGGAAAGTGTTGAAGGTGATAGCAGCACTGTAGCGAGCAGCCTCGCTCAACCTGTAACGCAGGAGGCGGAAGCACAGGCCTCTGTTCAGGCAAACACTGAAACCCCCCGGGAGCAGGCTGACAGGTCGGAGAGCCCAGTGGCCATCGGCACATCACGCCCCACTGGAGACGACGCTCAAGTGCAAACGGATTTCGCACCGCTCACTGTGCCGCCGCAACAACACATGGACAAAGTTCCCTCCGCAGGAGATGCGTCTTCCCCCGAATCAGGGAAGAAAGATATGGCCACTTTGACGGAGGAGCTGGACCCAGCCAACCTCGAGAATCCTGCCTTATCCCACATCCCAGAGACCTCATCATGTCAAGACTCGGCACCCAGCGCCCCTGTCACGACGAAGGCCCCAAATGTTTATGCCACAGACTCTGAGCCAAAGCCCAAGCCTTCCAATGAGCTGACAAGGGACTACATCCCCAAGGTGGGGATGACGACATTTAAAATTGTGCCCCAGAAATCTCTGGAGAAACTGAGATATTTTGAAGTTGCTCTGACACTGGAGACAGCCCCTGCAGCTCCAGAGGAGGGACTTGATATCGGTTCTCTTCAGCTGGAAGAGAGCGTCGCACCGAGGGAACAGACGGTGGACTCAAAAAGAGAGCTGCAACCTACTGAACCCAGGGAGGACTTACTGACTCGCACTGCCTCTACCCAAGACACTGTTAATGGAAGTATGCCCGAATCTACTCATTCCTCATCACTTGCAAGTTCCCTAAAAGCAGATGACAAGAGCCCGTCCTTTGCTAACGGGGCATCTCAAACAGgttcaccagcagaggtcaaGGAGACTAAAATTCCACCCGCAACTAAACCTAAGCCCGGCTCTTTCCGCTTGGctcagcacaaaaaaacacctggGTATTATGTaacttcagcagcagagaaaagtaCCAGTCCTGTCTCTGGCCAGGGGGAGGCTCAAGGAAGTGCAGAGAGAGCAATGTCGCCCGCCTCTCCTCTTCCGCCCCCTGTGCAGTGTCAAGAGGAGACGACAGGGGCCACCAGCGTCCAGCTGAGCCCGAAAGGGGAGGACAAGAATGTAGCCAGCCTGCGGATGACTAGGCAAAGCAGTTTGCCATGCAAAGAGCCTAGTGTGGGGTTGAGCCTGGAAAAACTAAGAAGCTTTGCAGCCCCTCGGCCCTATTCCCCTGCAACCCCGTCCCGCTTCGCCCAGGCGGTGTCCTCTGCTGTGAAAAGGAGCCAGTCCTTATCCTGTGGCCCAAAGTCGCCTCGCTCACCAGCGTTCTCTCCGAATACAAGTTTCCCACCAGTCCCAGAGACAAAAGCATTGTCTGAGCTCAAG GATGGTGAGAACAGAGAAGTGGATGGTGACAGAGACTCCGTTCTGCAGGGAGCAGAGGGCGAAGCACCATCTTTTAGTGGGATTGTTAAAATGGAAGGCGAGAGCGGTCCATAG